A region of Culicoides brevitarsis isolate CSIRO-B50_1 chromosome 1, AGI_CSIRO_Cbre_v1, whole genome shotgun sequence DNA encodes the following proteins:
- the LOC134828805 gene encoding ER membrane protein complex subunit 4, whose protein sequence is MASKSTTKKFKWSMETTTKPRSDMQLTSPPGFNLSVGQSHNEVAKDEDQSRLIIKKSWDIALAPIKQVPMNLLFMYMSGNSISIFPIMMVGMMLIRQIKALFSTTATFKLIEGTQAGGQKFVFFLGNLVNIGLALYKCHSMGLLPTHTSDWLAFVEPQSRLENYGGGISLL, encoded by the exons ATGGCCAGCAAATCAACCACTAAGAAGTTTAAATGGTCCATGGAGACGACAACCaa ACCGCGATCCGATATGCAACTCACATCTCCGCCCGGATTCAACTTGTCCGTGGGCCAAAGTCACAACGAAGTTGCCAAAGACGAGGACCAATCGCGTCTCATCATCAAGAAAAGTTGGGATATCGCCTTGGCGCCCATCAAACAAGTGCCCATGAATTTACTTTTCATGTACATGTCGGGCAATTCGATTTCCATTTTCCCCATTATGATGGTTGGCATGATGTTGATCCGGCAAATCAAGGCACTTTTTTCGACGACAGCTACTTTTAAGTTAATCGAGGGCACACAAGCAGGCGGGCAGAAATTCGTCTTTTTCTTGGGAAATTTAGTGAATATTGGACTGGCTCTGTACAAGTGTCACAGTATGGGACTGCTGCCAACTCACACGTCAGATTGGTTGGCTTTCGTGGAGCCGCAATCGCGACTCGAGAACTACGGCGGAGGGATTTCGTTGCTTTAG